Proteins from a genomic interval of Demetria terragena DSM 11295:
- a CDS encoding MerR family transcriptional regulator, which produces MTSGVTHQTWNIGEIADEFGVTHRTIRHYEQIGLISPERRGTVRVFHRRDRTRLALILRGKRIGFDLEEIRRIIDMYDETPGEQGQLTYLLEQIAERRQELEQRRQDIDESLAELDSLTVRCRADLNALGVDNSPKATDSQASS; this is translated from the coding sequence ATGACAAGCGGGGTGACACATCAGACCTGGAACATCGGCGAGATAGCGGACGAATTCGGAGTCACGCATCGAACCATCAGGCACTACGAGCAGATCGGACTGATCTCACCCGAACGACGTGGGACCGTACGCGTCTTCCACCGGCGCGATCGAACCCGCCTCGCACTGATCCTGCGCGGCAAGCGCATCGGCTTCGATCTCGAGGAGATTCGCCGGATCATCGACATGTACGACGAGACACCCGGCGAGCAGGGACAACTCACCTACCTGTTGGAGCAGATCGCCGAGCGTCGCCAAGAACTCGAGCAGCGCCGCCAGGACATCGATGAATCCCTCGCCGAACTCGACTCACTGACCGTCCGGTGTCGCGCGGACCTCAACGCCTTAGGCGTCGATAACTCCCCGAAAGCGACGGATTCTCAGGCGTCTTCGTAA